Part of the Bdellovibrionales bacterium genome is shown below.
TAATGCATTGATAGGCCTCGAGAAATATCATAGGGTGAGTTATGGAAATGACTCTGCTTGAAATCATAGGAACCACTCTTTTCGCCATCGCGGTTCTCCATACTTTTTTGGTGAGCTTTTTTCAGAAGTTGGCGCATCGGTTTCCGGAGGGTTCCGTTGGGGAAAACTTTTTCCATTTCTTAGGTGAAGTGGAAGTTGTTTTTGGAATTTGGGCGGCCGTCTTCATCGGCGCCTACTCTTGGATCCATGGATTCAAAATTGTTGATGAGCAGGCGCATCTCACCGGTGGCGGATTGTTTTATCTTGAGAGCCTCAATTTTACTGATCCTATTTTTGTGTTTGTCATAATGACGATGGCCGCCACTCGCCCGGTGATCTTTTTTGCGGAAAGTATCATCCTCCGAATAGCTAAGGTATTGCCGCTTTCCGAAAAGGTGAGTTTTTTTGTAACGACCATGATTGTCGGGCCGCTCTTAGGTTCTTTTATTACGGAACCCGCTGCGATGACGCTGACGGCACTGATTCTCCTCGAATATTTTTTCGCTGACGGTCGGTTGAGTGAGAAGTTTAAATACGCGATTGTTGGCGCTCTTTTCGTCAATATTTCGATTGGCGGAACGCTCACTCAGTTTGCGGCTCCTCCGGTACTTATGGTTGCGGGTCGCTGGGGCTGGGATATGGCCTACATGATGAATCACTTTGGCTACAAAGCGATGATTGCGGTGATGATCATCGCCGTGGGACTCACGTTTCTTTTTAAGAAGGAGCTTCAGGGGAA
Proteins encoded:
- a CDS encoding putative Na+/H+ antiporter, whose translation is MEMTLLEIIGTTLFAIAVLHTFLVSFFQKLAHRFPEGSVGENFFHFLGEVEVVFGIWAAVFIGAYSWIHGFKIVDEQAHLTGGGLFYLESLNFTDPIFVFVIMTMAATRPVIFFAESIILRIAKVLPLSEKVSFFVTTMIVGPLLGSFITEPAAMTLTALILLEYFFADGRLSEKFKYAIVGALFVNISIGGTLTQFAAPPVLMVAGRWGWDMAYMMNHFGYKAMIAVMIIAVGLTFLFKKELQGKFMAKPKSSKKPKPNIWMTFIHLLFLAMTVYTAHYPVFLLSIFLFFIGFVAVTQEYQSELKLKESLLVAFFLAGLIVLGSVQTWWLKPLLAGLNDTALFFGATALTAITDNAALTYLGSLVELSESAKYCLVAGAVTGGGLTVIANAPNPAGYSLLKESFNDATINPVYLFLAALIPTFIVILCFELLPTITIF